The sequence below is a genomic window from Aquipuribacter hungaricus.
GCTCGCCGGGGCCGCGGCGGCCGCGTCGCCCGCCGCGGCGGCGCCCCGCCCGCCGAGGGTGCAGCTGCCCCGGGACGTCCTGCAGCCGGGGCGCGGCCGGATCGACGGCGAGCACTACCTCGCCTCGACGCCCGACGACGTCCGGTGGGGCTACGTGCCCTCCGTCGACAGCGAGCCCGTCCTCACCGTGCCCTCGGGGGCCACGGTGACGATCGACACCGTGTCGCACGAGGGCATCCTCGAGGACCAGGGCCGTGACCCCGTGGCCTGGTTCGGCGAGCGCGGCGTGCCCCGCGCCGGGGTGCTCGAGGACGCGGTGGCGGTGGCCCGCGACTACGACCGCACGGCCCGGTCGTTCGACGTCGACGGCCCCCACGTGGTCACCGGGCCGGTGTTCGTCTCCGGCGCCGCGCCCGGGGACGTCCTCAAGGTGGAGACCCTGTCGGCCCTGCCCCGCGTGCCCTACGGCGTGGTGTCCAGCCGGCACGGCAAGGGCGCGCTGCCCCGGACCCCCACCGGCCCGCCCGCCGGGATCACGCTGGAGGAGGTCATGCCGCCGGTCGGCACGGACGGGCGCGGCCCCGGCGTCGACCCGCGCGACTACGGCAACGTGTCGGTCTTCACCCCCGTCGAGAGCCGGCGCGGCGTGGCGTCCGGCCTGATGCCGGTCGGCAGCACCGGCGAGGTGGTGTTCCCGCTCGACCCGTTCATGGGGCTCATGGGGGTGGCGACGCAGCCCGGCGGCCTCACGGACCTGGCGCTCAACTCCATCCCGCCCACGCTGGGCGGGGGGAACATCGACATCAGCCTGCTCGGCGTCGGCTCGACCTTCTACCTCCCGGTCGTGGCCGACGGGGCGCTGTTCCACGTCGGCGACCCGCACATGGCGATGGGCGACGGCGAGGTCGCGCTCACCGCGATGGAGGGCTCGCTGCGGGCGACGTTCCGGCTGTCGGTCTGCAAGCCGGGCGCCGGGGACGCGCCGCAGGTCGCGTTCGGCTACCCGTTCGCCGAGACGGCCGAGGCGTGGGTGCCGATCGGGCTCAGCGACCCGGACGGCTCCGTCGGCGGCCAGGTCAACGACCTGGACGTCGCCGTGCGCCGGGCCGTGGTCAACGCGCTGGACTTCCTCGAGGCCGAGCTCGGCATGGACCGCGCGGTGGCCTACGCCTACCTGTCCGCGGCCGCGGACTTCCGGGTCTCCCAGGTCGTCGACCGGACCGTCGGGGTCCACGGCGTCATCACCAAGTCCCACTTCGGCAGGTGAGCGCCCGCTGACACGCCACGGCGGGGCCCCTCGACCGAGGGGCCCCGCCGGTGCTCGGCCGTGCTCAGCCGGTGCTCAGTCGGACTTCTCCTCCGCCATCTTGCGGTGGGCCTTGGCCTTGACCCGGTCCGGCAGGACGGTGTTGG
It includes:
- a CDS encoding acetamidase/formamidase family protein, with the protein product LAGAAAAASPAAAAPRPPRVQLPRDVLQPGRGRIDGEHYLASTPDDVRWGYVPSVDSEPVLTVPSGATVTIDTVSHEGILEDQGRDPVAWFGERGVPRAGVLEDAVAVARDYDRTARSFDVDGPHVVTGPVFVSGAAPGDVLKVETLSALPRVPYGVVSSRHGKGALPRTPTGPPAGITLEEVMPPVGTDGRGPGVDPRDYGNVSVFTPVESRRGVASGLMPVGSTGEVVFPLDPFMGLMGVATQPGGLTDLALNSIPPTLGGGNIDISLLGVGSTFYLPVVADGALFHVGDPHMAMGDGEVALTAMEGSLRATFRLSVCKPGAGDAPQVAFGYPFAETAEAWVPIGLSDPDGSVGGQVNDLDVAVRRAVVNALDFLEAELGMDRAVAYAYLSAAADFRVSQVVDRTVGVHGVITKSHFGR